The Mesotoga sp. UBA6090 genomic sequence ATATCACCTTTTTCACCGCAGCCAAAGCAATGAAAGAAGCCCCTTTGAGGGTGAACATAGAATGAAGGATCGTTGTCACTGTGAAATGGGCATAGTCCCCTGTAAGAGCTTCCGGCCTTCTGCAGGTTCACGTAACGACCTATGAATTCGACGATATTTATAGACTTTTTTATCTCGTCGAGTTCCTCTTTAGTGAACACTGAATCACCACCGGCAAAAAAAGGCCCATACGCTCTGAGTACGGGCCGTATTTTAGTAAAACGTGTTAACGCTTGGAGAACTGAGGTGCTCTTCTTGCCTTCTTGAGACCGTACTTCTTTCTTTCGACTTCTCTCGGGTCTCTGGTCAAGAGACTGTTCTGTCTAAGAAGCTTTCTAAGATCAGGGTTGAACTTGACAAGTGCTCGGGCGATTCCCAGGCTTATTGCCCCCGCCTGGCCAGCAAGTCCTCCGCCATCGACTCTTATCAACATGTCGAATCTTCCCATTGTGTTAGTAACGACAATGGGTTTCAGTGCGCTTCTTACCCATGCGTCGTTTGAAAGATATTCCTTAAGATCAGAATATGCTTTTCCGTTTATAAGAAGTTTTCCGGTTCCAGGTCTTAGGTGAACTCTGGCGACAGAGGTCTTCCTTCTACCTGTTCCGTAATAATCCACAAAGTCAGCCATGCCTCAACCTCCTCATTTAACCAGTTCTATCAGTTCGGGTTTCTGTGCAGCGTGTTCATGCTCGGGACCCGCATATACCTTAAGTTTCTTGAGCATCCTTTCGCCAAGAGCCTTCTTGGGGAGCATTCTCTTCACTGCAAGTCTAACGACTCTGTCCGGGAATTTCTCCATCATCTGTCTTGCTGTTCTTTCATTAATGCCGCCCGGATAACCCGAGTATCGGTAGTATTTTTTCTGGTCGAGTTTATTGCCGGTAAGCTTGACTTTGTCTGCATTGACCACTATGACAAAATCGCCGGTATCCAGATGGGGAGTGTAATAAGGTTTGTTCTTTCCCATCAGAACCATAGCAATTTGGCCAGCAAGTCT encodes the following:
- a CDS encoding CHC2 zinc finger domain-containing protein gives rise to the protein MFTKEELDEIKKSINIVEFIGRYVNLQKAGSSYRGLCPFHSDNDPSFYVHPQRGFFHCFGCGEKGD
- the rpsI gene encoding 30S ribosomal protein S9, which produces MADFVDYYGTGRRKTSVARVHLRPGTGKLLINGKAYSDLKEYLSNDAWVRSALKPIVVTNTMGRFDMLIRVDGGGLAGQAGAISLGIARALVKFNPDLRKLLRQNSLLTRDPREVERKKYGLKKARRAPQFSKR
- the rplM gene encoding 50S ribosomal protein L13, coding for MKIQKTPVCRWAVTHSKVQTKRKGEIEKTLGYLVDHNGNKIEKKWYVVDATDVPLGRLAGQIAMVLMGKNKPYYTPHLDTGDFVIVVNADKVKLTGNKLDQKKYYRYSGYPGGINERTARQMMEKFPDRVVRLAVKRMLPKKALGERMLKKLKVYAGPEHEHAAQKPELIELVK